CCCGGGGTGCTGCCGCTGCAGGAGGGAGAGCAGGAGACCGGCGCAGAGGGTGTCGTCCCAAGCGGGACGTCCCTTTCGTCCCGAACAGAGGAGGCCGATCCGCGCCCCCCGCGACAGGGCGCAGCCGAGTGCCGACGAGGCGTTGCGGATGCAGGCGGCGAAAACCGGAACCCCCGTTTCCGCGGCTCTCAGGAGGGCCTTCGTGCCGTTGGTCGTAGCCATGACGGCGCACACGCGGGCCGCGGCGAGCTCCCTTGTCAGGTCCAGAGGCGAGTTTCCGAGGTCGAACCCCTGGGGGGCTATGGTGTTTTCCTCTCCCATCAAGAGGGGCTTTCGGCCTTCCTGTTCCAGGTCGTGCGCCAATCGCCGCGCCGCGTCGAGGGTGTCCGCGGGGTAGAGCTCCCGGCCTCCAAGCTCGAACCATCGGACGATCACCGTCGTCGCGCGAAGAACGTCGATCACCAGCCAGACGTCGACCGTCGGCAGGTGCTCGTTGCAGGATAAAACCACATCGGCCTCCACAGGTTTTGCCATGCCCCATCCTCCTAGTTTCCACTGCGGATACATTATAACTTAAGTTAAGGAAGCGCTGACTCAACGACCACCGGCTTGGCGGAAGAAGGGACCACGGCGGATGAAAACGACGAAGCGCCTACCGG
This genomic interval from uncultured Fretibacterium sp. contains the following:
- a CDS encoding 2-phosphosulfolactate phosphatase; the protein is MAKPVEADVVLSCNEHLPTVDVWLVIDVLRATTVIVRWFELGGRELYPADTLDAARRLAHDLEQEGRKPLLMGEENTIAPQGFDLGNSPLDLTRELAAARVCAVMATTNGTKALLRAAETGVPVFAACIRNASSALGCALSRGARIGLLCSGRKGRPAWDDTLCAGLLLSLLQRQHPGLRLADSARLALLTWQSSRDLRASLSGADHAVFLDRVGYGADIAFACIPNATEAVPELHELPDGDGMRAVLRRVPPDAMGPRLRTALPLPEPATVEAPRAERAQAAPNRFASLLQYAKSDADHLFLGGNRHKKSGRARL